From the Cloeon dipterum chromosome 4, ieCloDipt1.1, whole genome shotgun sequence genome, the window CTCTGCGAAACTCAGGGTCCGGATATTATTTACCGAAACCGACTTGAGAGAGCTAAAAACATCTTGCGTTCTCGACAAAATGTCGTGAACGGTTTCTTGGCCCAAACGACACAGCATGGCCGTGTTGACGTCTTTGGGTTGGCCCTGCTGCGCTGGGGTCGGCGCCTGAGGTGGAGTTTGCTGGGGGGTGGTGAcgccctgctgctgctgtggtggttgctgcggctgctgcaccCCTTGCATCGGCTGCATGGGCTGCTGCGGTTGCTGCTGTTGCATCTGCTGCGGGCCGATCACTCCTCCAGGCATGCCTTGCGGACCCATCTGAAATCCGACAGCCGTTTTAATTTGTAGAAATTGTCCAGCTAAAATGATGGAAGTCTCAGCCAGCCAAAGTGAATGTGGCTAAGCTGCGCCTAGCGCCAGTTaaaaagtgtcaaaaattaaacagtgcaGAAGAAAAATGTCTTTCGACCCATCGGATCGTtgagcactatcaaactttacgtttaaaatattgtcaaccGCGCCAGCCACCTGTCAaaatcagggttgcattttcttaccaaccggttttttcaccactggtttttaccaaCTTCTAAAGCGAGAAacgaatttattccattttatccccagtgaaaatctaaaatttgtggTCAGACTGGTCGAAATTTCCTCTAatgagcagatttttttatttaaatttccattataTGGTGCCTCATattctctaaaaaatattctgacaatttttcatgtCAAAGTCTGtgataattagaaaattattgataacTGAGGTGctaacattgcctgcaagaaattgttaaaagagaaaaaggatTTATCATTGCAttgcatttataaaaatgcgttttttgcaaccctggtgAAAATGGCAAGCCGTcgccgggcaaaaaattcggctaagccAGTCCCACCAGCCACCGCCTTAAATCTCTCGGCTGAGTGAGACTTCGGTATTCGGCCGTACTTGCATCTGCTGCATTTGCTGTTGCATGGCCTGTTGCTGCTGCATGGGCATCCCTGGCTGCATCTGAGGCTGCATGCCCATTTGCTGTTGCATCTGCTGCATTTGGTTAGGCAGCTGGCCGGGGATCTGTCCTCCCATCTGGTTTCCCATTTGTCCAGCCATTTGGTTGCCCATCTGGGCTCCCATTTGTCCGTAGCCCTGCTGACCCATCATTCCTGCGATAAAATTCACTGATGTTATAGCATTCTCAAGCTCTAAATGGAATTTTCAACTTATAAATTATCATAACTCACCTTGTTGCTGAGCTGGACTCATCATTCCGACGTTGCCAGCAGCCCCTGGGAAAGGTTGTCTCATTCCACCCTGCTGCTGAGGGTTTGGGtagccgccgcctccgccagGATACATATTTTGTGGGCCTGCCATTTTTACAGTAAGTCAAGACAGGATTTAACAACTCGAAGAATTCTAGCaagagaaacaaaaagttCAACGAGAAAATTAGCGTAAATAAGCCCAAGCGTTTATGTAGCCGAAATTAGTGTAAATGTGtggtaaagttacagtttctgtcgggttacacatctcgccagttcttatgagaatcccatgtttgagtaggggtggcgaaaactgtaacttttccATATGTACAAAAATGCGAAATGACGTTGTGAAGTGAATACAAATATAAAGAGCGCAAATTCGCTGTGCTAAAGCCAGCCAAAGCTTTGAGACAATCAAAAGCGTGGATAATCACCGAAATCACTGAATTCAACCTCTTGAAAATGCAGTGACCTGTAACAATTTCtgattcaaaacaaacaagaacGAGGAACGAGACGCCAGCAAGCTAACAGTGTCAATGCCGTCAATGGTGTGTGGTGTGTGGGGCGTGTGGAGTGGGGCGTGCCGGGCGTCGGCATACGTCACGAACAGCAGCCAATCGCAGATCCATATTGGACTTTTTAAATGTAACGTTGAATGCGATTGCTTTAATTCCTCGAATTTGAAATGAGTTGGCGGCACGGGaacttctaattttaaaaacgggCTGTGTGGGATTCCTGTGAGAATTTTAAAGCGATTTTTTGTTAGAGTATaagcagtaaaataaattagaatggAAATAAACACAAGAACTTGATAAATTAGGCATTCGAGCTTGCTTGAATCGcattatttgtgaattttatgttttcttttcttttaatttgacatttaacaaaaaaaaaataatgcttgtggatatattcaaaattatattctgtttaaaatgttcttgcaataaaatatcctAGTAAAATATGCATgtatgtaaattatttctttaatagtaaaaaatcacattGTTGCCATTTCATATCTTTGCtaaatcgactatttttgcacatcccttaTTATAACATAACTGACAAAAGTGAATTGAATGTTGGGTACTATGATTTATACCATTTATATGAAAGGCTTCACGATTTCTAGCGAGTCTCGTTAGATGGCCACTGCCTTCATTTTTGCCAGAGAAATGCTCGTAAAGTTACGCCAAAGCGTGCAGACAGAGCATGGATGGATTGGATGCTAGCTGTTAGTGTTTCGAGTCCGCAGAGATACAAAATGTTACAGAATAGTCAAGAAGTGACGAGATTTGTTCCTCCTTTAAAATCCGGGAAAAAGTTttgagaattaaataaaaaaattaaataattaaggatTTAATATGGACTAAGTTTATTCTGATAAAGGTAAATTAAGGTTTTTAAAcaattgtttttactttttcacaATAACTATACAAACTCACCATtgtaatcaattaattttagtaagtTGAAATTTGCCTTTTACGAGTGTTGAGCAAAGTTCAACTCCATTTCAGCGAGAGTGCATGAAATTGATCAGAAGCAAAAAGTATCGGATGATTTCTGGGTGGTACGTTCCGTTTAATTATGCAAGCCGTGCAGTGAGTACACGTGTTGAACGACGGGGGAAAGCTGCTGCCAAGGCAACCCTTTCGCTCGGCGCTTGCAGCCCTTCATGCTCGCCCCAGGCGTACGCACGAAATCGGCTTTTCACGGCAGAGTCACACACCAGTAACGAGATTTCGTCCGCCCGGCGCGGTCCACCTATAACAAAGACACACACTCTATAGTTAGATTATTCGGTTCAGTCGGTTGGCTGGCAAGGCCAATGCGATAGCAAACTCACAGTGAGCTTCCCATGCAgattacttatttttatgaatgacACTAATTCCATTGAGAGCAATTACGCGGACTGTTTTGATATGGACGGTTTGAAATTGAACGGAATCACGCCAAGGCTAAGGAATAGATTtgaatggcaaaaaaatcttatgAATGGGCAATAGATTTTAAAGACcacgtctttgacgaagtttctgagcacacaaatcgattttagagggtcgaattaggtatagtggatatttttttccgaccaaaaaagTCCAGTGCGACATACAAACTTTTTtacccgccaaaacaatatgaattcgagaattgcgcatgcgtcagagggGACTGCATCCGACAAAAAAGTcgttcgtacaggcggtctctgtgcaagtgctcaaaccagctctcgccttcatatttttttggcgggaaaaagttttaCTTATGCTACGctcgtcgcgctgcactttttggtcgaaaaaaaaatattcattttacctaattcgagctcagaaacttcgtcaaagacggtctttaattgaattttcgatTAACTGGCACGGAAAGATTAAAAAGTGCTGGTTTAATAACGATTCGCGAACTGCCTTCAGCCTCAGTCGAGTTTCAGCAGGCTCATCCAACCAACTTAATTGATCGCGTCCAAGTGCGTCGCTCATTGTCAtcagtaaataataatgaggGGCGAGTTATGAGTGTCAGTGCACGCGCGTCCTCTCAAAGTAATTAGATGCAGGTTGGAACAAAAGTGCGCGGCCCTTGTTGGGCGGCGTATCAAGCCATCTCGGCGCGCAGAGCACACGCCATTATgttctataatttaaatttcaataacgCACCCGGCTTATGCGTGCAGGACCTTCTCAGGCGCTGTGCAGGCAGGGCTTCAAGGAACAAAGCTGCACACTTGTAGCATTAATACTGTTGAGTTGCTACAACTTGAGTAAAAATACACCATTcttttctacaatttgcaattttgcaacagcaaaaattcaaattttttaaattttctccaaaattccCAGCGCTTGACcccattttcttggcagattccgattcctcttgtcgagatctgtcctgaaaacttttagggaaactctttgttgtgaaataaaatcagattttaaataacgaGACAGTCGCCTAATTAGGaaacagtcctcaccatttttcagccacttttctcaaaaatttgcGCTGCTACTTAGGTTATTTTGGCTCTAACTGAATCATAAGAGATGAGTTCATTTATTGTAaccaagcattttccaggattttgcagtatattttaattttgttgaactgGAAGCTGCAAGAAAAAGAGAATAACAGTCCAAATGTCAAAGGCGTCCGTATTTTTACAACAGCGTGGCTTTGAAACGATTTTAGGATCTCGGCGGGGAATGACGTCAAATGGATTCTTCAACCCGGaacaaataaagcaaaataaacaaaaaaagaaaaggaccAAATAAACTCCATCCATTCGAGACAACAGAAATCCTTAATTAAAAGACGAACGCTGGAGGGAAATCGAATTCATTTCGacgttaaatttataatgatgCTGAAAAATGAGGAAAGGAAAAGCTTTTCTCTTGGTGCGCTGGGCTGGCCGAATGGCGcgtgcataaaatatatttctgttATCTCTATATCTCATCTGCGTTCGCGCTCTATTCCAGACACCGCGCGCGAGTTAAAAGCCCTGGCAGAGACCAGAGGTCGATAATTGTTGCGTGCTGAGGTGAATAGTAATAACGACAGTGtgtataatatttaatgtgAGAGCCGCTGGGGTAAACCGCGACTGCTGAGCCGCCGCTTGACCCATCCAAAGCTCAATATTGACCAAAGCAAACAAGCAAACATAATATATAGGCATTCAATTTCACGCAGTTAATTTACAGCTCACCATCAGGCCTTCACTCAAATcggttgaaatttaatgcagaAAGTGGATGGATGGAACTAGAAATTCGTTGTTAATTGTAAGACTCTTGTTGTTTAGcctaattttaccaattttacaATTCACCAGATGTTGGCAAAAACGaccaataaataatcaaaacaaaaatattgagatGAAACCAGGGCCTGATTCAcgtgacgcgcagatatggcgtctgatagagtacggcgggaaagttaaaaacgtaaaattaaattggttaggaaaatttattatgaaatacCGGCCagcacaattaatatttttgttgttatttctttaataacaGCTGCTTAGCCCGGCAACTGGCGAATCAACCGTCAGATTGGCTCATCACGTTGatggaaatgttaaaaaatacgcgggaatgaaattattaggtcggcacacCTCTTTTTCggcgcttctgattggcctccatcatttcgacgccatattgacttttGACCGGCGGAAATccacacagatcgcaatcctgACCCCGGTGGAAAAAAAACTAACCTCATCTAACAATAAAAGCGCAGAGTGTTGGTTTGTCCTGGcgtggaaaattttgcatgcgCTGCGATCAGAATCAGAGAGAGAGgtacaaatttttatgtatgCGCGCGTGTGTATATATGCGAGACCTGGCTCCTTTAATGGCCCAACAATGAGGGACGTGCGAGCGTTTTGAGTTATTGTCCATAATGACACGacggcagcgcggcggcgttCGCGTTTAATGACATCATCCATTAACCCAGATACAAGGGATTAGCACCGATTGCTTCGCAACATGgacggaaaattattatttgccttCCCTGCGCCGCCCATCTCCGCGCACTGCACGCGTTGCTTTTCCGTCGAGCATGTGAGTTTGCAGCGCGATTTGCAAGTCAATAAGTATATGGTGTAAAAATGGAGCTATTGTTGTCAACCGACCGAGCGGCGGCCGCGCTCTCGCATGCTCACTGTCCTCTGGGACGACTGTTTTGCCGGCACCGATGACTCCGATAaaaaagtggatatttttggCACATGATGTGGAAAGTTGAAAACTCCATcatgagagagaaagaggggGGAATCCAAGTGTTGCACAATACTCacttgtaatttgaatttgtctcggaaaagtcagaaataaattaaaaaaaatcattgaaggACTTATTTCCTGCTTTATCTCAGTTACTTAATTAAAAGACCGTCTATGACGAAGGTAAATTGGGTATTTTTTgcgaccaaaaagtcgagcgcgacctgcgaactttttttccgccaaaacaatatgaatgcgagaagtgcgcatgcgtcagaactggtttgagcacttacAGAGAGACCTCCTGTGCCTTCTTTTTCAGATCCAGCAAgctgtgacgcatgcgcacttctcgcattcatattgttttggcgggaaaaaggtttgcacgtcgcgctggactttttggtagggaaaaatttccattttacctaattcaaccctcaagaatcgattggtttgctcagaaacttcgtcaaagacggtctttaaatccaatttcaaACGGAACACTCTTTTCCGGCtctgcaacaaaatatttttatccaaaaagAGAAGTGCTTTGCGTAAGATTTGATGGAAAGTGAACCCTTGGCCCTATAGTCTCCACGGATTTATCCACTGCGCATTATGATAATActgttgcaaaacaaaaatttcgatGCCTATACAATAAACACGCATTTCTCTTTCGCGTGATCGCCTTTCAGCATGCAACATTGTAATTATGCTGCATGCTacggaaaatcgattttgaattATCATTGCAATAGCGCGATAATGCacggaaagtaaaaataaagcacgTCAAAACGGAAAAAGTGTGTTGTGCATAACACGAACGGGTGAAGCACAACACTACGTGTTAGATTGAGTTTTCACTCTGCGCGCGCCATAAATACTTGCTCTGCatgttgttattgtttttttcc encodes:
- the MED30 gene encoding mediator of RNA polymerase II transcription subunit 30 isoform X1, which produces MAGPQNMYPGGGGGYPNPQQQGGMRQPFPGAAGNVGMMSPAQQQGMMGQQGYGQMGAQMGNQMAGQMGNQMGGQIPGQLPNQMQQMQQQMGMQPQMQPGMPMQQQQAMQQQMQQMQMGPQGMPGGVIGPQQMQQQQPQQPMQPMQGVQQPQQPPQQQQGVTTPQQTPPQAPTPAQQGQPKDVNTAMLCRLGQETVHDILSRTQDVFSSLKSVSLPNGTLQGQTATNEKRVKVQEQLKALKVLFKRLRLIYEKCNENCQGMEYTHIESLIPLKDEWDMKSEEKKTSEMYKQSCEEQNEVMEQVALKNKQLKEVIDSMRKIIWEINTMLAMRRS
- the MED30 gene encoding mediator of RNA polymerase II transcription subunit 30 isoform X2; amino-acid sequence: MAGPQNMYPGGGGGYPNPQQQGGMRQPFPGAAGNVGMMSPAQQQGMMGQQGYGQMGAQMGNQMAGQMGNQMGGQIPGQLPNQMQQMQQQMGMQPQMQPGMPMQQQQAMQQQMQQMQMGPQGMPGGVIGPQQMQQQQPQQPMQPMQGVQQPQQPPQQQQGVTTPQQTPPQAPTPAQQGQPKDVNTAMLCRLGQETVHDILSRTQDVFSSLKSVSLPNGTLQGQTATNEKRVKVQEQLKALKVLFKRLRLIYEKCNENCQGMEYTHIESLIPLKDEWDMKSEEKKTSEMYKQSCEEQNEVMERSSWDHQ